The sequence acctaccaccaagctcacgctctacaggactgtagtaatacccaccctactgtatggatcagaggcatggacgacttacagaaggcaCATctcgtcgctggagatatatcaccaaagatgcCTCCGTAACATGCtctaaattccctgggaggacagatgcaccgacatcagtgtcctcgcgcaggctaacatccccagcattgaagcactaaccacatgcGATCAGCTtttctgggcaggccacttagtccacatgccagacatgagactctctaagcaactgctctatgcggaactcctttatggcaaacgagccaaagttaagcagcggaaacgttacaaggacaccctcaaaacctctctgatgaagtgcgacagcaccactgatgcctgggagactctggccgaagtcCATCCTAGTTGgaaaaagtgtatccgggagggtgttgagctcttcgaatctcaacgctgcgaacgtgaagaggtcaggcagcggaaggaaggtgtggtaaatcagtgacacccacccccttcccccgatgaatatctgtcccatctgtgacagggtctgtggctttcatgttggactgttcagccaccaacgaactcactttaggagtgaaagcaagtcttcctcgatgccgagtgactgcctatgatgatgggttcagCTGCAGGTATTCCTCGCACTGAGCTCAGAACTGCGCCAATGGTTAACACTCATCTGTGCCTTTTtatctctagaattgactatttcaatgctctcctgctgGCCTTACatgctccataaacttaagcttatccaaaactctgctgcccgtatcctaacacacacctagtctcactcacccatgacccctgtgcttgTGGACcatcattggctcccggtctgacagCGCCTCAAATTCAAGATTCTTATCCTCGTATTAAATCCCACCATAGcccttccctcacctcttttcccagCACATTGAtaatatcggtgctgtttcctgctctcacaaTAAACTGGAACATTTAATTCACTATGttcccaatttccacccttcactcaccttcacatggttcatctTGGTCACTTCAAttccctttctcgacttctctgtctatCATCTCAGTCTATCAGACAAATATCCAATGAGTTGTTTGGATGTTGCTTCAAACCCGCAGATACCTGCAAATGACCAACCAACTGAACAATCCAGAACTCTTAAAAAGACACTGAATCGCAAACAACAGAGGATTCAATGAAtctttcaaggtggccattaactggtccaggcagagcaCGGTCGATAGGGtgttctctctgtctgcctgcctttgTTCCGCGGCTATATCCGTGCCCGGGTATCCCTGGattgggagcacgcggtgtctgccgGTATGCTTGAGGCTTTCCGTCATCGGAGGGCACCAGAGGGAGGGGAGCGCAGAGTGAATACAGGGAAATAGTGTAAATTTTTTAAGTTTTTATGTTAGTTTTGTCATAATGTGGATCTGACAGTTTATTTCCCCTTATAAAGGGAGCACTTATGGTTTAAGTGTTTCCGATAGCTGAATTAAAATGCCCAAAGAATAGAGAATCCAATTAAACCTGTGACtctggatatttgaactgtgtttgaggaaagttcggacaattgagatcctcattgagatgtcagccaatgatgctcattcttcaaagatctgattggctctgggagtccatctccctcctccctttacttgattggtgctctgagaagatacaacttctgattgggtattgatgactgtcactcatcatcaagagtgccacaccctggattatccCTCAGTATAAATATTGGAGTTTGATATTAGTGAAATGTTATCTTTGTACTTCTAAAAAGTTTTTACTTTGGAAAAATAAAATATTAAGATGGCTTCGCAAGTGCGTCAGAATTACCACAaggactgtgaggatgctgtcaacaagcagatcaacatggagctctattcctcctatgtttatctctctatggtgagttttgtATTTTTTGCCCCTTTACAATGGagactatgtaatgtgaatttatgaaatcctgtgctgtacccAGCCCACCTATTTCTCTCTTTCTGCCCACCTGCCCCCAGCCCTGAATCTATGCAGTGAGTTCACTTTAAAGCTATAATATGATACAATTTATCTTAATTTGTATTTATTAACAAATTCTCTTTGTTTCTTGCAGCAGCTGTATCATCTGATTATTTTGATTCTTTTTTTTCCTGCGATCTTGAGCTTGAtgaagtttatttggaatacattctgTACACAATGCAAGGAATTCAGAATTTGTATCCTCATTCTAAATCACTGCATGGATTTTCCTTACCTTGCTGGTTCAATGGGTGATGTCATAAAAATAAATCTAGGCCATTTCGGAGGGATGTCAGGAAGTATTCTTTCCCACCagtgtggtggaaatctgaaacacttTCTTTCTCAGCCATCCCTCACCTCCACGGGGAGGATGGGAAGAAAGTGTTACAAATGTTTCTGCTTTCCTCCTGTTCCTAGTATTTCTCACCACTAATTTTAAGTACCAGTTTGTATCCTTCTGTCTTTCCTCTAACTTTTTGCAATCATAAAGCAGATAGTTAATTATCAATTGTCTGTGCTCAGTGGACTCTCCCTTAACCCCTGTGACCTTCACCAAGCACCCTCAAATTCTGAGGGGTTCTCCTAACTTTTATTCTGTGGTCTCTGGTTCTCCTCTACAATGCTTTGATTTGTGTAGACTGTCAAATTAATGCTGCTTGTGGTAGTTTTAGTTCCTTGGCATGAATGCAGCCAGTAAAACTCggttagtttttctttttttttatatatgAATTCTGCATTGGGACTAGATCTAGTTTAGGCAATTGCTTTTACTGCCTCTCAACTAGCCTGTACAAAATGTATTTGGGTTAATAAACAATTATTATTGGAGCATGCTACTGGTGACCAGGGTATAAATCTTGTGGCAATTCCTTCACCTAATTTCCAGAGCTGCAATGAATATTGGGTGCCAAGATTCAGGTTCCAGTTTTAAGCATGTTCAATCAAAGCTGAATTGGTGATCATGagtgatgcagcacaggaggccattcagtccattgtgccttgCTGAATGTTGGTTGGAGCGATACAACTGTTTCCATAGCCTACAAATTTTTCTAAATCACGTAAGtggatgagaatggggaattagtaatgggcaacatagagatggcagaaaatctgaacaaatatcttgtatctGTTTTGACAGTAGAAGACAATAACAACATTCCAatggtggatagtcaaggggctattgggggaggTACTTAATGCAATAACAATCACCTgaggaagtagtactcagtaagataattgggCTCAATTatgtcctgatggcttgcatcctcgggccttgagaagcagggattgtggatgtattggttataatttaccaaaattacctggattctggggaggtcccagcagattggaaagctgcaaatgtaatgccccttccTTTTTTTTTGAAATAAAAGAAacttttgaccagttagcctaatatctgatagggaaaatgttggagtccattattaacatcgcagggacatttggaaaagcaaaatttgatcaggcagagtcggcatggatttgtgaggggaagtcgtgtttgacaaatttgctggaattctttgaggatgtcatgaacagggtggatgaaagTGAACCAGTGGCTGTTttgtatttggacctccagaaggtATTTGAGAAGGTGCCACAAAAGATTacggcacaagatgaaagttcacaggctttgggggtaatatattagcatggatagaggattggctaaagaaccgagtcaggataaatggttcattctctggttggcaaccaggatctagtagagtgccgcaaggatcagtgctgggaccccaactatttacaatctatattacattCTGTCCCTCCTTCCAAGTCGGTTACGTCGCCTAGTttgttcctcccaactttgtatcagtaatgtgtgaggagaacacacttctgcagaaggacataggcaggctaagtgagtgggcaaaaatttgactgtaggaaagtgaggtcatgcactttagcagaacaaGAATCAAAGAGCAAATGTTTATtgaaatggagcaagattgcaaagtgccgcagtacagcaggagcggaggggggtggggtgtggtgggtgCCTCTGctcatttggaattcagaagaatgaggaacttattgaagtgtataagattgagggggcttgactgggtggatacagaggatgtttccactgatggggagactacaactagaaggcatgatcttaaaataaggggtttCCCATTTACAACTGAAATATCTTGagcgttgtcaatctgtggaattcactgcctgagctgtggaaagctgagacattgaataaatttaagactgtaatacagtttcttaaatgctaAGGGGTTATGTggggatgagtccatgatcagatcagccataatcttaaatGGTGGCACAGGCTCTGAGCTGTGtggtctactcctgttcatatttctcatGTTAGGTTTCCCTATGGCTGGAGCTGAGATTATCCAATGTATTTACCAGGTTAATTGAGTAGGTTCTAGTTTCCATAAATATACATACAAGTTCAGTGAGACTGAGCTCTTGAATCAAGAAAAATGAGTTTGGCTTCATGTACAGTGCCCATGCTGATGGGTCTGGCATGCAATAATCAACTACACTTCTGATCCCTccgcagtccttctactttgaccgggatgatgttgccctgcgtcactttgctgagttcttcaaggagcagtcacatgaggaacgtgagcatgctgagaaactgatggaattccagaatcggcgtggaggCCGAATCATCTTGGCAGACATCAAGGTTTGGCTCCATAAACGAGGGCCCTTCTGTTTGGCTTCCCTTAGACTGATTGTTCACAATACATTGTAAAGGAGTTGGTTCCAATTCCACAGGAACCAGCAATTTGGacaaactggtccatgctggtgatcaggctccagatgtcgtcctcccaccttgctttatcCAGCAACATGTCGTTCtaatcctttttccctcatgtacttatttagcttcccctcaaATACATCTATGCTGTTCACCTCATAAATTTGACACCGTTAGTTGACTTAATGCAGTAATTCAATATTCTAACATATTGGTTCATGGTAACCTAAACTTCTGATTTCATTTTTTCATCCCTAATTTCCTTCAATACTGTCCTATTTACAAATGTGtttttactgtttgtactattacatatgtgccaccagagggcactgcagtcagacttgcaggttacctgtacaggtgtgccaggtgcAGTACagaaggcaggtcaccaggtgtgatcctcaccacCTAGAGTTCCATTAtgtaaatcctgtcccctcagtacagattcacatgaggcatgtagtgaagtcaaggtcactctggacctacacctttatttcaagctctggaatgctgcacttgcctgagacctgtccttgtatacctgtctcttgcaagtgcatcactggtggtaaggtatgctggtggttacaggtcaatcTTATTCGTCATGTATAGTATGTTATATATATTCACCCTCCCCCcttgttgtctttataggttcagtctcaggtggtctacgctctcgcatggagcgtctgagttgtggttcagttgtttgccttggtgtctgtttttctttgggtgtcattgatggtatcttgcctgggctgtctgttgtgattgccctttcctcaggttgttctctccATCTGTCCATCAGTtgtgatgcgagttccacattgtcgtctgcccctctggttccacagtgttgttggtaaatctgattttgacttggcctacatgcctctggcaggttttgccattgtccatttgtactaacagtagcctgtttccttccttgcccgttactgtccctgcaagccatttgggacccctgccatagtttagtacaaacactttgtcccctatctcattccatctccccctcgaatttctgtcatgctattcaatcagcttatggcgctttgcctcaacgatttcatgcatgtctgggaggattaatgagtgccttgtttttaaagtctttaACATCAACAGTTGCacagggggatcccagtcaatgagtgcggacgagatctgtatgccagcagcagtcgcgacaggtgatccTGTAGCATGCGACCTtgtattttaagcatgccttgtttaatgatttgcactcctctctccgcctggctgttggaggccggcttgatgtgatttatgccatggtcaattaaaaaatcttggaattctgtgctggtgaagcacggcccattgtcactgaccaatatgtcagggattccgtgcattgcaaacgtaGTTGCAAGGTTctccagtggtggaggttgtgcacgTGTTAaaaatagtgcattcgatccactttgaaaatgcatctacaactacgaggaacattttggccatgaatgggcctgcatagtctatgtgcacccgcgaccacagtttggtaggccaggggctcaggagaccctccctgggggcattgctgagctgggcacaaatggtgcaccttcgtacGCAGAGCTCCACGTCCGCGTCAACACCagaccaccagatgtgggatctggctatggccttcataatgatccccgggtgctcgcagtggagctcccagacaaatgcctctctgcctcacatcaggcagtctgcttgtagtgatagctcatgcatgcgcctgtgaaagggtttaattcctcagggcagtcatCGCgagccagtcaccagttaggacacatctttttacgaaggatagcgtggggtcgctggccgtccaggctctgatttggcgagccatcattggcgaacctgtggactccaaggcattgattgccatgactatcttagTCCtagtcatcagacccttccgtggtcgccaggggtagcctgctgatcgcgtcggcacagttgtctgtgccttatggtatcgtcgtaggacgccagcatgagtgcccactgttgaattctcaCTGGGGCgttagcgtttattgccttgctcttggatgtgaggggcttgtggtcggtttctaacactaaCTTGGCTCCTAAAAGGTataggtgcatctttttgacacgacacgcacgcaagcgcctccttctctaccattctgtacccgcgctccgcacgcgaaagtgacctggaggcataagctatgggttgtaatttgcctgcactattgacatgttgcaaaatgcacccgaccccatacgctgactcatcgcatgtgagaactagctttttaaatGGATCAAAgattcaaaacactgttggaacacagaaggttgtgtgcctttattgaaggcgcgtccctgccacccccaaaaccaatcacactccttcctgagtagcacatggagaagctccagcagcgtgctcaagttctgcataaagttcccaaaataattgagtagcctgagaaaggcatgcagttctgggtgccaggcgaattgcttctgttttggacactgttgggcagattccatcagtggcaaaccttctgcccaaaaattcaaccactggtgcgagaaacaggcactttgatttcttgactcgtaggcagacctgatccaaccgctttcgtacttcctccaaattatggaggtgggagtcggtgtccctgcccgtgataagtatgtcgtcttgcaatacaaccgtccccgggatggatttaAGTagactccatgttgcactggaatatggcagctgccgacctgatgctgaatgggcgtcgattgtacatgaaaaggcctctgttagttgatggtgagtagcttggattctttggtcaattcttgcatcatatatacAGATGTGAGCACTAGTTTTGAGAAGTTTACctgcagccaatgtggcaaataagtcctccactctgggcagcgggtactagtcctgtagggagactctgtttatggtagatttgtagtccccacagattcgtacggatccatcaggcttcatgactgggacgatgggacttgcccagacgctaaattccacaggtgatataattccttcctgcagaagcctgtctagttcgtgttcaatctattccctcatcacacagggtacagctctggccttgtgatggactggttgaGCAttctgtgatgtagattttgactttggcccctttgaaagtgcccacacctggctgaaagatgttcaaattgctttataactgttgagcaggaggtccgttcctcgaatgacatggcatggacatcatcccatttccagcttagttttgccagccagcttctccccagcagtgctggggggtctctggggacaatccacagggaagtctgttcactgtccctttgtgagtgacagagagcatggcgctgctgaggactagtacgatttctttggtataggtctttagtttggtgtcgacccttgagttttgatctgtcttttatgcggtcacagttgttcaaattgttgagggcccatgagagattgactcgctcctgtatccagctccatgttgatgggtatcccattgagtcagaccctcatcatttataggtggcgtcctgttgtaggagcagcagccattgatcatgttgacccgctgtacatcggtgtcccggatactgtccccaccgtcttctggtctgctttccgacccatccgatttgtataccagctgagctgtttTTTGCATAGGTGGgcgaaatgccctgtatattcacagttcctgcaaacagcctgcagaaattgacacccccttgatgagtgcccacccccacacctccagcacagaccgcttccattgttcccaaagaatgagctgtgtctggctgatctctcgagcttctctcagtttgtagttgactgctcgcattgtgggttgatgtgtgAATGTCCttttctgtggcccttgatggcttctggtaccactgcctgctgtcgagagcctgttctcccagtttggtCTGTGGgggagcagcttgtttaatgctgtgaactacttgttctgatattttgttagttgtcgtacctgcattgtaaatcaaccttgtttcttcttctcccaccaagaatgtctgcaaccagtgctgctgcctctaaggtcaagttcttggtctctgagcttttggaatatgcctgcttggcctattccttcaatgaaaagtctctcagcatttctctccttagttcatcggagaactcccaGACTAGCCAACctcaagttctgccacaaagttgggtatgctctggcccacacagcgtctgtagttgtagaacctgtgtctggccatgtgtcggctgctcgccagCTTCAGGTCGTCTctgaccagtgtgctcaattcttcaaatgacttgggtgccagcagatccttcattaaagcgtatgttttcaagccacagctggtcaagagatgagctcttctcttgtctgctttgtcgtctcctaaccagtcttttgttacaaagctttgctggagcctttctataaatccctcccaattgtctccagcattgtacttttcatctaatccgttgtttgccattctgtaatcccgtaacttgtcgccactgtaaagtcctgtccctcagtacagattctcacaaagcatgtagtgaagtcaaggtcactctggatctgtacctttatttcacagctctggaatgctgcacttgcctgagacctgtccttgtatacctgtctcttgcaagtgcacacctggtggtaaggtatgctggtggttacaggtcatatcttatcagtcatgtatagtatgttaggatagttatatataataatgtaagatatgaCACATTAAAtgaacgaaggtcactacagttaaagtacaatacattgcctcgtggagtcattatcagagcatctaaagacaaaaAAAAAACTTAGTTTAATctgactttcctcttcagaaaccagagcaggatgagtggagcaatggtctggaggccatgcagagagctctgcagatggagaagaatgtgaaccagagtctgctggatctgcacaaacactccactgggagcactgaccctcagGTAAGTTTCCCAATGCTTCAATGTGGGCTTTTGGTTAAGTTGCTTTCCTTGAACTTAATTTAAAAAGATATCTGCCCAATAGCTTTGTGTTGGGTCTATTTCAGGGAAGATTTTATAAGTGTCTGATCCCAGAACATTTTTGTAAAGCAAGTTTTCATCTAAATGATGCAGTAATTACATTGCACCAATTTCAATTGCACCACTTAACTATCCTCGAGTCCAAGAGGACTAAAATCCCAACTCTCAAGCAGTAAGCTCCAATGTTCCTTGATATCTGCTACTGGCCATAACTCCTTTCTGTTTctccttcagttgtgtgacttcctggagacccactacttggatgaacaagtgaagatgatcaagaagcttggagatcacatcaccaacctgaagagactgggagcccctgagaatgacctgggagagtacctgtttgacaagcacaccttgggggagagtgactgaTGCTTCTGATCAGTACTCTTGTTTATACAATATGTGTGAGACTCTGTCCTACATAGAATGATGGCTTTGTACAGGCTGAGACCTGGGCTCTTGCTGTGAAATGTAATCaactgtaaataaactgttcaatattggactgggttttgtctccttgCAATTAGTGGTTGCTTATTTTCCATTTACTGTAACTTGTTTGCAGCACAAGTATTGCACTAGGCTATGCAACAATCATAcattggcctcctgtgctgtaaccactcagctggctctccaagagcacttcagctcgtcctacTCCCTTGCATTTTCCCTGttgccctgcaatgtttttccttcaTGTACTTGTTCAATCCTATGATTGAAAATGTCTTCACCACCCTCTCGGACAGTGCAATCCAGAtattaaccactcattgcataaaagttTATCCTCACGTCAGctgtggttcttctgccaattgtcTTAAATTTGTGTCTGCTGGTTCTCGTCCCTTCTACCAGTGTTAATAGTCCTATAATTTTGCTCGTTGCTGGGGTAATTTCAATATATTGACAGTTatattcataaaaacataagagcaGTCGTTGTCCATTTTGGTTCTGTAaagactgcaccaccattaaatatgatcataaCTAATCCTTTACCACCACCATGTTCATGCTTTTaccccatagcccttgatgccttttgtatcaAGGTATCTTacatccttaaatatattcagcaatTGGGCTCCACTGCCTTTTGTAGTCAATAGTTCCCCAGTTTCCCCATCCTGAGTGAAAACATATTTATTATATGTGCGCTAAATTTCCTACAGCATATTCTGAGCCTGTGACTTTTTATTCTCAACTTCCCAGCAAAGGGCTACTTCCTCCCCACATCCAATCTCTCCAAACCAGTCTGAATTTTATGATTTAATAAGATCCCCTTTCAATCTtctggtgaatacaggcctggtcAAGCTATTCTCTCATCATACGACAATCTttccatccaaggaatcagtctggtggaactTCGCTGCGCTCTTAAGGagacccaaaactgtgcacaatacaccaggtgtagtttcaccaaggccatgtataattgtagtaagacattcttgctcctgtactGTGGAAAAATTGTAAATATTAAATTTGGTTTCTTCCTCCAAATCTATTAAGAAATGTGAttagttggggcccaagcagcgatccctgtggtatcccactagtcacaacTCACCACCCaggaaaagacctgtttattccgactgttttctatcaattaaccaattttcaatccatagtatattacccccaatcccatgtgctttaattttgcacactaacctcttgtgggactttatcaaaggccttctgaaaatccaaatacacgacatccaccggttctcccttatctaatctcagttacatcctcgaaaaaaactccagtaggtttgtcaaacacaattttcttttcataaatccatattgactttgtctaatcccgttgatagttTCTAAGTGTCCCTTTTTCACATTCTactaatgttaggctaaccgggctgcagttacctgttttctttctccttcctttttaaaatagtggggttacatttgccactctccattctgcagcaactgttccataatctgtagaaatttggacgatgataaccaatgcaaccactatttccatggctaccacttttattcctctgggatgcagattatcaggccctggggatttatcagctttcagtcccattagtttctccagcactattttctgactaataatcattacctttaatttctcttgctcacGAGATCCttagttccctagcatttctgtgatgttatttgtgtcctcttctgtaaagacagaaccaaagtatttaattgttctgccatttccttgttccccattataaattatcccATTTGTGACtgaaaaggacctacatttgtcttcactaatctttttctttttacagacTGGGAGAAACTTTTACAGTCGGTTTTTATGATCCTTGCAAGTTTAGTCtcactattttcctcctcttaaacaatctcttggtccttttttgctgaatactaaattgctcccaatcctcaggagtGCTACttgttctggcaactttgtatgactcctctttggatctaatactatccttatatTCTTGTGtaaaccatggttgggccacttttccttttgtgtttttgcagcagaaaggaatgtataattgttgcaattcatgcactcgttacttaaatgttagccattgactatccaccatcatgcctttgaatgactcttcccaatctatcatagccattcctcataccttcacagtttcctctgtttagatttaggacctagttttggattggacaacttcactttcaatcttcataaagaattcaattatgttatgatcattcttccctaaaggaccccgcacaaaaagactattaattaaccccttctcattgtacAATACCCAATCTACGATAGGTATTCAGACATGTTGAAGATCTAATTTCAATTGTACGTATATGTAACGACTCAAAAATCTGGttcctgtaaactcactcaggtgcaacatcatccatctttattccagcccaagagtgccagtgtg is a genomic window of Pristiophorus japonicus isolate sPriJap1 chromosome 4, sPriJap1.hap1, whole genome shotgun sequence containing:
- the LOC139262581 gene encoding ferritin heavy chain B-like produces the protein MASQVRQNYHKDCEDAVNKQINMELYSSYVYLSMSFYFDRDDVALRHFAEFFKEQSHEEREHAEKLMEFQNRRGGRIILADIKKPEQDEWSNGLEAMQRALQMEKNVNQSLLDLHKHSTGSTDPQLCDFLETHYLDEQVKMIKKLGDHITNLKRLGAPENDLGEYLFDKHTLGESD